From a single Anaerolineales bacterium genomic region:
- the pepF gene encoding oligoendopeptidase F: protein MPKTIPPRNKIEKKHTWNAESVFKSAKEWEAELQSILKDLPSLKKYQGNLGNSPETLLRALQTMEALMKRVMKVYMYAAFSYSVDTTDQKAAAMIGKAQGMYGQAAGATSFINPELLQIGKATLDDWMKKNGKLEVYRQSIRDLFRQQEHVRSSEVEELLGMLSDPMSGADNSTSMLVNADFKFAPATDSKGKKIEVTQGNFYSSLLENPDRKVRQTAFENYMDKHVEFKNTLATNLATSIKNNVFFMRARGHNSTLEASLFNNNIPVEVFHNLINTFKKNLPVWHRYFEIRRKALKLREVTYYDMWAPLAKKKTKIPFEKAVELIAESLAPLGKEYVETLRNGCLKERWVDRYPNKGKANGAFSYGTPGTHPFIMMSYTDEVGSMSTLAHELGHSMHSYLTWKNQPMPYSGYSLFVAEVASNFNQAMMRGHLLKTITDKNFLIALIEEAVGGNFFRYFFQMPTLARFELETHQRAERGEPLTADSMQNLMADLFTEGFGPKVKVDRPRVGMVWSTFSHLFADYYVYQYATGISGAHALSGKILRGEPNAVENYLGFLKSGSSDYPLNVLKKAGVDLTTPKPVEETFAVMESYIDRLEELVG from the coding sequence ATGCCCAAGACCATCCCCCCACGCAATAAGATAGAAAAGAAACACACATGGAACGCGGAAAGTGTTTTCAAATCCGCAAAGGAATGGGAAGCCGAACTGCAAAGCATTCTGAAAGACCTGCCCAGCCTCAAGAAATATCAGGGAAATTTGGGCAATTCGCCGGAAACCCTGTTGCGCGCCTTGCAAACGATGGAGGCGTTGATGAAGCGCGTGATGAAGGTGTATATGTATGCCGCCTTCTCCTACAGCGTGGACACCACCGACCAAAAAGCCGCCGCGATGATCGGAAAAGCGCAAGGAATGTACGGTCAGGCGGCAGGAGCGACATCGTTCATTAATCCCGAATTGCTGCAGATCGGCAAAGCCACGCTCGATGATTGGATGAAGAAAAACGGGAAGCTGGAGGTGTACCGCCAGAGCATTCGCGATCTATTCCGCCAGCAGGAACATGTCCGCTCGAGCGAGGTGGAGGAATTGCTTGGCATGTTATCCGACCCGATGAGCGGCGCCGATAACAGCACCAGCATGCTGGTCAATGCAGATTTCAAGTTTGCGCCTGCAACAGACAGCAAAGGCAAAAAAATCGAAGTCACACAGGGGAACTTTTACTCCAGCCTGCTCGAGAATCCCGACCGTAAAGTCCGCCAGACCGCCTTCGAGAACTACATGGACAAGCATGTCGAGTTCAAGAACACGCTTGCCACGAACCTTGCCACGTCCATCAAGAATAATGTCTTCTTCATGCGCGCGCGCGGACACAACTCCACGTTGGAAGCGTCTCTGTTCAATAATAATATTCCCGTGGAAGTTTTTCACAATTTGATCAATACCTTCAAAAAGAATCTACCCGTCTGGCATCGTTACTTTGAGATCCGCCGCAAAGCGTTAAAGCTGCGAGAGGTCACCTATTACGATATGTGGGCGCCGCTCGCAAAGAAAAAGACGAAGATCCCATTTGAAAAAGCAGTGGAATTGATCGCCGAAAGTCTCGCACCACTCGGCAAGGAGTATGTGGAAACCCTGCGGAACGGATGTCTTAAAGAACGCTGGGTGGACCGCTACCCGAACAAGGGCAAAGCCAACGGCGCATTCTCTTATGGCACGCCCGGCACACATCCCTTCATTATGATGTCCTATACCGATGAAGTGGGCAGCATGAGCACCCTTGCACACGAACTCGGTCACTCCATGCACTCGTATCTGACCTGGAAAAACCAGCCGATGCCGTACTCCGGATACTCGCTCTTTGTCGCCGAAGTCGCTTCAAACTTCAACCAGGCAATGATGCGCGGTCATTTGCTGAAAACCATCACCGACAAAAATTTCCTGATCGCGTTGATCGAGGAAGCAGTGGGCGGAAACTTCTTCCGCTATTTCTTCCAGATGCCGACTCTGGCGCGCTTTGAACTGGAGACTCACCAGCGGGCGGAACGCGGCGAACCCCTGACCGCCGATTCAATGCAAAATCTGATGGCTGATCTGTTTACCGAGGGGTTTGGTCCCAAAGTGAAAGTGGATCGCCCCCGCGTCGGCATGGTCTGGTCAACATTCAGCCATCTCTTCGCAGATTACTATGTCTATCAGTATGCCACCGGCATTTCAGGCGCGCACGCGCTTTCCGGAAAGATCCTGCGCGGCGAACCCAACGCTGTGGAAAACTATCTCGGTTTCCTCAAATCCGGCTCATCGGATTATCCGCTGAACGTGCTGAAGAAAGCCGGTGTCGACCTGACGACGCCCAAACCCGTCGAGGAGACCTTCGCTGTGATGGAAAGTTATATCGACCGGCTGGAAGAACTGGTTGGGTAA
- a CDS encoding ATP-binding protein produces the protein MSIIPSMLPDFRVRQRDYLLEIARAITQELDLEKLLARILRISIEMLAGQAGLIALKQADGWRVAAAHGIAPAFLRYLTPLLAEEKVRELDVSELNRMLKELTYTASMGLLNGTGLPLAAHGQVIGVIFIFRNYADVFTPNDRVLLQSFADQAAIAVFNAQLYGQVSYEKKRLDALLDSAADGILILDSSLNVERCNEAFAKLYGQTSDDITGKPHYEIIQWKREPQGRTLDESVANGWPLTPNATLYVEGDLERPLPPPLPVGITYAPLLSEENKLLNIIVSVRDITHFRNADEIKATFISIVSHELRTPVALIKGYASTLRRDDAKWDKHTINDSLAVIEEEADRLSRMIDDLLDASRLQAGGLSLNQADVALPSLALRVSGRFASQSPRHRIITDFPEKFPVILGDEHRLEQVLSNLVSNALKYAPEGEIKISGAIHPDQVIVCVSDQGPGIDPKDIPHIFDRFYRSTNAVKQTKGAGLGLYLARAIIEAHGGRIWAEAPTNSTNRPKKENGARICFSLPR, from the coding sequence ATGTCCATCATCCCGTCCATGCTCCCTGATTTTCGCGTCCGTCAAAGGGACTACCTGCTGGAGATCGCGCGCGCCATCACTCAGGAACTCGACCTTGAGAAACTGCTGGCGCGCATTTTGCGCATTTCCATTGAAATGCTTGCCGGGCAGGCAGGGTTGATCGCGCTCAAACAAGCCGACGGTTGGCGCGTTGCAGCCGCACACGGGATTGCCCCCGCCTTTTTGAGATATCTCACTCCTTTACTGGCAGAGGAAAAAGTCCGCGAACTGGATGTGAGCGAACTGAACCGCATGTTGAAAGAACTAACCTATACTGCCAGCATGGGTTTGCTCAACGGCACGGGTCTACCCCTTGCCGCGCATGGACAGGTCATCGGCGTGATCTTCATCTTCCGCAATTACGCGGACGTTTTCACCCCGAATGACCGCGTGCTTCTTCAGTCCTTCGCAGACCAAGCTGCCATCGCCGTTTTCAACGCGCAACTTTATGGACAGGTCTCCTACGAAAAAAAGCGACTGGACGCGCTTCTGGACTCCGCCGCGGACGGGATACTGATCCTTGACTCGAGTCTTAATGTGGAGCGCTGCAACGAAGCCTTTGCAAAACTCTATGGTCAGACCAGCGACGATATCACGGGAAAGCCTCATTATGAGATCATCCAATGGAAGAGGGAGCCGCAGGGAAGAACTCTCGATGAATCCGTTGCCAACGGCTGGCCTCTGACGCCCAACGCAACCTTGTATGTGGAAGGCGATTTGGAACGTCCGCTTCCGCCGCCGCTTCCGGTGGGAATTACATATGCGCCGCTGCTCTCGGAGGAGAATAAGCTTCTCAATATCATTGTCAGCGTGAGGGACATCACCCATTTCCGCAATGCGGACGAGATAAAAGCAACTTTCATTTCCATTGTCAGCCATGAACTGCGGACGCCGGTGGCGCTGATCAAAGGGTATGCGTCCACATTGCGACGTGACGATGCGAAATGGGATAAACACACCATCAACGACTCGCTGGCGGTTATCGAAGAGGAAGCAGACCGGTTATCCAGAATGATCGACGATCTGCTGGATGCATCGCGGTTGCAGGCGGGAGGTCTCAGCTTGAATCAGGCTGACGTCGCCCTGCCCAGCCTCGCGTTAAGAGTGAGCGGGCGGTTTGCATCCCAATCACCGAGACATCGCATCATCACCGATTTCCCCGAAAAATTCCCCGTCATCCTCGGAGATGAACATCGGCTGGAGCAGGTTCTCTCGAACCTTGTATCGAATGCATTGAAATATGCGCCTGAAGGCGAGATCAAGATCAGCGGCGCGATCCATCCCGACCAGGTCATTGTTTGCGTCAGCGATCAGGGACCCGGCATCGACCCCAAGGACATCCCGCATATCTTTGACCGCTTCTATCGTTCGACGAATGCCGTGAAGCAGACCAAAGGCGCGGGGCTGGGATTGTATCTTGCGCGCGCGATCATCGAAGCGCACGGCGGACGCATCTGGGCGGAAGCGCCGACGAATTCAACCAACCGCCCGAAAAAAGAAAATGGCGCGCGGATCTGCTTTTCGCTGCCGAGATAA
- a CDS encoding sortase, with the protein MHSSSVFLRLWREAGWLNGTAFPGWKGNSALTSHAVLPDGTPGPFAKLGDLRWGDRIIVHSYGTVYTYEVRENRTISPNNMTVFKHEENAWLTLITCKSYNEATGTYANRIAVRAVLIRVGQSPSNSNVR; encoded by the coding sequence TTGCATTCGTCGAGTGTCTTTCTGCGATTGTGGCGCGAGGCTGGCTGGTTGAATGGAACCGCCTTCCCCGGTTGGAAGGGGAACAGCGCGTTGACCAGCCACGCGGTTTTGCCGGACGGCACTCCCGGACCTTTTGCAAAGCTCGGCGACCTCCGTTGGGGTGACCGCATCATCGTGCATTCCTATGGGACCGTGTACACGTATGAGGTTCGCGAGAACAGGACCATCAGTCCCAACAATATGACCGTGTTCAAACACGAGGAGAATGCCTGGCTGACCCTGATCACCTGCAAGAGTTACAACGAAGCAACCGGCACCTATGCCAATCGTATCGCTGTCCGCGCGGTGCTGATCCGTGTTGGACAGAGTCCGAGTAATTCGAATGTACGTTAG
- a CDS encoding acetyl ornithine aminotransferase family protein encodes MKNQNLPGPKAQAMIERDRKVISPSYPRGYPFVMDHGKGSEVWDVDGNRFLDFMGGIAVVATGYSHPQVVKAIQEQAEKFIHISSDFYHENWIRLGEKLNEIAPFEEDALSFMTNSGTEAVEAAIKLARYHTKRTNFIGFTGAFHGRTMGAVTFTASKAKYHGGFYPLMNGVTHAPFPNPYRPVLERRKGEDYGEAVVRYIEEEILAQILPPKDVAGILVETIQGEGGYIVPPDGFYPALRKLCDKHGILLILDEVQSGIGRTGKWWAIDHFGVEPDIITSAKGIASGMPLGACIARKSVMNWEIGTHGNTYGGNPVSCVAALATIDLVEKQFMQNAKEVGEYAMEALEEIKARHPSIGDVRGKGLMIGVELVKDRETKEPAKQLIDRLVDLAYERGLLTLSCGQSVIRIAPPLAITKTEMDEGLRLFEDALTAAEKEVN; translated from the coding sequence ATGAAGAACCAAAATTTACCTGGACCGAAAGCCCAGGCAATGATCGAGCGAGATCGCAAGGTGATCTCGCCTTCGTATCCCAGGGGATATCCGTTCGTAATGGACCACGGCAAAGGCAGTGAAGTGTGGGATGTGGACGGAAACCGTTTCCTCGATTTCATGGGCGGCATTGCGGTGGTGGCGACAGGTTATTCGCACCCGCAGGTTGTCAAGGCAATTCAAGAGCAGGCGGAAAAGTTCATTCACATTTCGTCGGATTTCTATCATGAGAATTGGATCCGCCTGGGCGAAAAATTGAACGAGATCGCGCCCTTCGAGGAGGATGCACTTTCGTTCATGACCAATTCGGGGACGGAGGCGGTGGAAGCTGCGATCAAACTTGCCCGCTATCACACCAAGCGCACCAACTTCATCGGCTTCACCGGCGCATTCCACGGGCGGACGATGGGCGCGGTCACGTTCACGGCAAGCAAGGCAAAGTATCACGGCGGGTTCTATCCGCTGATGAACGGCGTGACCCACGCGCCCTTCCCGAATCCGTACCGCCCCGTGCTGGAGCGCCGCAAGGGTGAGGATTACGGCGAAGCGGTTGTGCGCTACATCGAAGAAGAGATCCTGGCACAGATCCTGCCGCCCAAGGATGTGGCTGGGATTCTGGTTGAAACCATCCAAGGCGAAGGCGGATACATCGTCCCGCCCGATGGGTTCTATCCCGCCTTACGCAAACTATGTGATAAGCACGGCATCCTGCTGATCCTTGACGAAGTGCAATCAGGCATCGGGCGCACCGGCAAGTGGTGGGCGATCGATCATTTCGGCGTCGAGCCGGATATCATCACCTCCGCCAAAGGCATCGCATCCGGCATGCCGCTCGGCGCGTGCATCGCGCGCAAATCCGTGATGAACTGGGAGATCGGCACACACGGCAACACCTATGGCGGCAACCCCGTCTCATGCGTGGCTGCGCTGGCGACCATCGATTTAGTCGAAAAACAATTCATGCAGAACGCCAAGGAAGTCGGCGAGTACGCCATGGAAGCGCTGGAAGAGATCAAGGCGCGTCATCCCAGCATCGGGGATGTGCGCGGCAAGGGCTTGATGATCGGCGTTGAACTTGTGAAGGATCGCGAAACCAAGGAGCCCGCCAAGCAACTGATAGACCGCCTCGTGGACCTGGCGTATGAGCGCGGTCTTTTGACGCTCTCCTGCGGTCAGAGCGTGATCCGCATCGCGCCGCCGCTGGCGATCACCAAGACCGAAATGGATGAAGGTCTGCGGTTGTTCGAAGATGCCCTGACTGCCGCGGAAAAAGAAGTGAATTAA
- a CDS encoding ROK family protein, protein MTTIIAVDIGGTQMRAASYAPDKLKPIKQKKIPTLASEPGGLERLTRVIEEVWSGDVAAIGLGSPGPLDPHTGYLLAPPNNPEWHNFPLAPRVADHFGVPAYLDNDANLAGLGEYRFGAGKGHHDVLYITVSTGIGAGVIIQDRLLQGFHGLAAELGHSIVDPDGPPCSCGFNGHLEAFSSGPAIVKYVLGELEAGARSVLKRDIHLTPRDIAEAAHQGDALAVKAYHRAGEYLGIGVASFLHAFDPSIVIFGGGVSQVGGLLFDSFNDSLKKRVFHPRYLEGLAITTAKLGDDAGLLGARALAELKSSS, encoded by the coding sequence ATGACCACAATCATCGCGGTTGATATTGGCGGCACACAAATGCGTGCCGCTTCTTATGCGCCCGACAAGCTAAAACCGATCAAACAGAAGAAGATTCCAACACTTGCATCCGAACCGGGCGGACTGGAACGGCTGACCCGCGTCATCGAAGAAGTTTGGAGCGGCGATGTGGCTGCGATCGGATTGGGCTCACCCGGTCCGCTTGACCCGCATACAGGATACCTGCTTGCGCCTCCCAACAACCCGGAATGGCACAATTTTCCTTTGGCGCCGCGCGTCGCTGACCATTTTGGCGTGCCGGCATACCTCGACAACGACGCCAACCTCGCCGGGCTGGGGGAATATCGCTTCGGAGCGGGAAAGGGACATCACGATGTCTTGTACATCACGGTCAGCACGGGGATCGGGGCGGGCGTTATCATTCAGGATAGATTATTGCAGGGATTTCACGGTCTCGCCGCGGAACTTGGTCACAGCATCGTCGACCCGGACGGTCCGCCGTGTTCTTGCGGATTCAACGGACATCTGGAGGCGTTCTCGTCGGGACCAGCCATCGTGAAGTATGTGCTTGGGGAACTGGAAGCAGGCGCGAGGTCCGTTTTGAAGCGGGATATCCATCTGACACCAAGAGATATTGCGGAAGCCGCGCATCAAGGGGATGCGCTCGCGGTCAAGGCGTATCACCGCGCGGGCGAATATCTCGGCATCGGTGTCGCATCCTTCCTGCATGCCTTCGATCCGTCCATTGTCATTTTTGGCGGAGGAGTTTCACAGGTTGGCGGTCTTTTATTCGATTCATTTAACGACAGTTTGAAAAAGCGCGTCTTTCACCCACGCTATTTGGAGGGTTTGGCGATCACAACGGCGAAACTGGGTGATGATGCGGGGTTGCTCGGCGCGCGCGCGCTGGCAGAATTGAAGTCAAGTTCATAA
- the yvcK gene encoding uridine diphosphate-N-acetylglucosamine-binding protein YvcK: protein MRNIPRWLRPGLGVKRWLALVMVGTTLLGLGFAVILIDLYRTDSTDQTLLTILSYASLRFLPRILRAVIFGGLGVGLVIFGIYKLNRALLKPFVRPGSGVVDTLTDYHRRNRGPRIVAIGGGHGLATLLRGLKAHTGKLTAVVTVADDGGSSGRLRESLGILPPGDIRNCLAALSNDEDMLTQLFQYRFSGSSGLEGHSFGNLFITALADLTGSFESAVVESGRVLSVNGRVLPSTLHDVKLVASMELPHSLNEVRVVGESKIPEMAGRVRRVWLEPDTAPAFPPVIQAILGADIVVVGPGSLYTSILPNLLVQDLLASIDASRAVKVYVCNIATQAGETDSFTCHDHVRALEGHVGEDLFDVILCNDNYKGEMSPNSVWVRVDEKTLSDTRTYTADLVDDSYPWRHDSVKLAQVIMDIYLERTGPLS, encoded by the coding sequence GTGCGTAATATTCCCCGCTGGCTGCGCCCCGGATTGGGGGTCAAACGCTGGCTTGCGCTCGTTATGGTGGGCACCACTCTGCTGGGGCTGGGGTTTGCCGTTATCCTGATCGACCTGTATCGCACGGATTCCACTGACCAAACTCTGTTAACCATTCTCTCCTACGCATCCCTGCGCTTCCTTCCACGCATCCTGCGCGCCGTCATTTTCGGCGGTTTGGGGGTGGGGCTGGTCATTTTTGGCATCTACAAGCTTAACCGAGCGTTGCTGAAACCGTTCGTCCGCCCGGGGTCCGGCGTAGTGGACACGCTCACGGACTACCACCGCCGAAACCGCGGACCGCGCATCGTTGCCATCGGCGGCGGGCATGGACTGGCGACCCTTTTGCGTGGGTTGAAGGCGCATACGGGCAAACTTACTGCCGTCGTCACCGTCGCGGACGATGGCGGTTCGTCCGGGCGGCTGCGCGAGAGTTTGGGCATCCTCCCGCCCGGTGACATCCGCAATTGTCTTGCGGCGCTTTCGAATGATGAAGACATGCTGACGCAATTGTTCCAGTATCGCTTCAGCGGTTCGTCTGGATTGGAAGGGCATTCGTTCGGCAACTTGTTCATCACAGCGCTGGCAGATCTCACAGGCAGTTTCGAGAGTGCGGTGGTGGAATCCGGGCGCGTGCTTTCGGTGAATGGGCGTGTGCTTCCATCCACACTGCATGATGTCAAACTGGTCGCCAGCATGGAACTGCCGCACTCGCTGAACGAAGTCCGCGTGGTGGGGGAGAGCAAGATTCCCGAAATGGCGGGACGTGTCCGGCGCGTGTGGTTGGAGCCTGATACTGCGCCAGCCTTTCCGCCGGTGATCCAGGCGATCCTCGGCGCGGACATCGTCGTCGTCGGACCGGGCAGTTTGTATACCAGCATCCTGCCAAACCTGTTGGTGCAGGACCTGCTCGCCAGCATTGACGCAAGCCGCGCAGTCAAGGTGTATGTGTGCAATATCGCTACGCAGGCGGGCGAAACGGATTCGTTCACATGCCATGACCATGTCCGCGCATTGGAAGGGCATGTAGGGGAGGATCTTTTCGATGTTATTCTTTGCAACGATAATTACAAAGGAGAGATGAGTCCGAATTCCGTTTGGGTGAGAGTGGATGAGAAGACGCTTTCGGATACGCGTACCTATACGGCGGATCTCGTGGACGATTCCTATCCCTGGCGGCACGATTCGGTCAAGCTGGCGCAGGTCATCATGGATATTTATCTCGAGCGGACAGGTCCCCTGTCGTAG
- the gap gene encoding type I glyceraldehyde-3-phosphate dehydrogenase, with amino-acid sequence MAVKVGINGFGRIGRQVLKAIRDMYPNELEVVAFNDIGDLKTMAHLLKYDSNYGRFNGKVEVADDGLVIDGKKIKAFKETDPAAIPWGDMGVDIVVESTGLFTIKEDGVNKKGKTVKGAVNHIKGGAKKVIISAPAEGEDLTIVMGVNEDQYDPKNHHVVSNASCTTNCLAPAAKVVHDKFTIKRGFMTTIHAYTNDQKILDLPHSDLRRARAAAMSIIPTTTGAAKAISLVIPDLKGKFDGYALRVPTSTVSIVDFTAELEKETTTEELRDLFRAAAREPRFKGVLQAVDEPLVSIDYKGDPHSSSIDLQFTMVLGKEKSNFVKVVTWYDNEWGYSCRTADLAAMMAKSL; translated from the coding sequence ATGGCAGTAAAAGTTGGCATTAATGGATTTGGGCGCATCGGGCGCCAGGTGTTGAAAGCGATCCGCGATATGTACCCGAACGAGTTGGAAGTGGTCGCGTTCAACGATATCGGCGATCTCAAGACGATGGCGCACCTGCTGAAGTACGACTCGAACTATGGTCGTTTCAATGGCAAGGTGGAAGTTGCCGATGACGGGCTGGTGATCGATGGCAAGAAGATCAAAGCCTTCAAAGAGACCGACCCCGCCGCGATTCCGTGGGGCGATATGGGCGTGGATATCGTCGTCGAGTCGACGGGCTTGTTCACGATCAAGGAAGACGGTGTGAACAAGAAGGGCAAGACCGTGAAAGGCGCGGTCAATCACATCAAGGGCGGCGCGAAGAAGGTCATCATTTCCGCGCCCGCCGAAGGCGAAGACCTGACCATTGTGATGGGCGTCAACGAAGACCAGTATGACCCGAAGAATCATCATGTCGTTTCGAACGCGTCCTGCACCACGAACTGTCTCGCGCCCGCCGCAAAAGTTGTGCATGACAAGTTCACCATCAAGCGCGGATTTATGACCACCATCCACGCCTACACCAACGACCAGAAGATCCTTGACCTGCCGCACTCCGATCTGCGCCGCGCGCGCGCCGCCGCAATGAGCATCATCCCGACCACCACTGGCGCGGCGAAAGCCATCTCGCTGGTCATCCCCGACCTCAAAGGCAAGTTCGACGGCTACGCCCTGCGCGTGCCGACTTCCACGGTTTCCATTGTGGATTTCACCGCCGAACTCGAAAAAGAAACCACTACCGAAGAACTGCGCGACCTCTTCCGCGCCGCCGCAAGAGAACCGCGCTTCAAAGGCGTGTTACAGGCTGTGGACGAACCGCTGGTCAGCATCGATTACAAGGGTGACCCGCATTCCTCCTCCATTGACTTGCAATTCACAATGGTTCTCGGCAAGGAAAAAAGCAACTTCGTCAAGGTCGTCACCTGGTACGACAATGAATGGGGCTACTCCTGCCGCACCGCCGATCTCGCGGCGATGATGGCGAAATCCCTTTAG
- a CDS encoding phosphoglycerate kinase, whose translation MNKKTVKDIDLKGKRVLMRVDFNVPMADGKVTDDKRIKAALPTIQYVLDQGASLLLMSHLGRPKGGSDPQFSLRAASETLSTLIDRPVTMAPDCVGAEVEAIAKSLKPGDVVMLENTRFHAGEEKNDLDLAKQMAAFGDVYVNDAFGSAHRAHSSTEGIARFLPAVSGFLMEQELEYLGKAVGNPEHPYIAILGGAKISDKILVVETLAAQCDKLIIGGGMANTFLAAKGLNMQDSLVEAEALETAKSLLGKLGDKLVLPLDAVIADKFDAEANSQVVDVDKIPAGWRMLDVGPQTIELYKSTLQGAKLIVWNGPVGVFEFPKFAEGTFALAKLLAESEAVTVIGGGDSASAVKKAGVAKQMTHVSTGGGASLEFLEGKELPGVAALLDK comes from the coding sequence ATGAACAAGAAAACCGTAAAAGACATCGACCTCAAAGGCAAGCGCGTGCTCATGCGCGTTGATTTCAACGTCCCGATGGCGGACGGCAAAGTGACCGACGACAAACGCATCAAAGCCGCACTGCCGACCATTCAATACGTTTTGGATCAGGGAGCCTCGCTCCTTTTGATGAGTCACCTTGGACGACCCAAAGGCGGCTCGGACCCGCAATTCAGCCTGCGTGCCGCTTCGGAGACCTTATCCACTCTGATCGATCGCCCCGTGACGATGGCGCCAGATTGTGTCGGCGCGGAAGTGGAAGCAATCGCCAAATCACTCAAGCCCGGTGACGTGGTAATGCTCGAAAACACCCGCTTTCACGCTGGCGAAGAAAAGAACGACCTCGACCTTGCCAAACAAATGGCGGCGTTCGGTGACGTGTACGTCAACGATGCGTTTGGTTCGGCGCACCGCGCGCACTCCTCCACGGAAGGGATTGCCCGCTTCTTGCCTGCTGTCTCCGGCTTTTTGATGGAGCAGGAACTGGAATATCTCGGCAAGGCGGTTGGAAATCCCGAACATCCCTACATCGCCATCCTCGGCGGCGCCAAGATCAGCGACAAAATTTTGGTCGTCGAAACCCTCGCCGCGCAGTGCGACAAACTTATCATCGGCGGCGGTATGGCGAATACCTTCCTCGCCGCCAAGGGACTGAACATGCAGGACAGTCTCGTCGAAGCGGAAGCGTTGGAGACCGCTAAATCCCTGCTCGGCAAACTGGGTGATAAACTCGTCCTGCCCCTGGATGCAGTCATCGCGGACAAATTCGATGCAGAAGCCAATTCCCAGGTCGTGGATGTGGACAAAATCCCCGCAGGTTGGCGCATGTTGGATGTCGGTCCGCAAACCATCGAGTTGTACAAGTCCACGCTTCAAGGCGCGAAACTCATCGTCTGGAATGGACCTGTGGGCGTGTTTGAATTTCCCAAATTCGCCGAAGGCACATTTGCATTAGCCAAACTTCTCGCGGAGTCCGAGGCGGTGACCGTCATCGGCGGCGGCGACTCAGCCAGCGCGGTCAAGAAGGCGGGCGTCGCCAAACAGATGACGCACGTCTCCACCGGCGGCGGCGCGTCGCTTGAATTCCTTGAAGGAAAAGAACTGCCCGGCGTGGCGGCTCTGCTGGATAAATAA
- the tpiA gene encoding triose-phosphate isomerase: protein MRTPLVAGNWKMNKTISETRELLSVMKEGLNEIGGVEKVVCPPFISLAAASEMLANSRIGLGAQNLYWEEKGAFTGEVSPAMVKELCGYVILGHSERRAYFGETDETVNKKLLAAQKFDLTPIVCVGETLVQYEADQTRDVVSSQTRLGLTGLPADFAPRIVVAYEPVWAIGTGKASTGEAANAVIKDFIRPVITELYGEDAAQAVRVLYGGSVTGANAVEFFSQPDIDGALVGGASLKVDDFIAIAKAAVK, encoded by the coding sequence ATGAGAACACCCCTTGTTGCAGGCAACTGGAAGATGAATAAAACCATCTCAGAGACGCGCGAACTGCTTTCTGTGATGAAGGAAGGATTGAATGAGATCGGCGGTGTGGAGAAAGTTGTTTGTCCGCCGTTTATCTCGTTGGCGGCGGCATCGGAAATGCTGGCAAACTCCCGGATCGGCTTGGGTGCGCAGAACCTGTATTGGGAGGAGAAAGGCGCGTTCACGGGCGAAGTGTCGCCTGCGATGGTGAAGGAATTGTGTGGTTACGTCATCCTCGGTCACTCCGAGCGCCGCGCCTATTTTGGCGAAACGGATGAGACCGTAAATAAGAAGTTGCTCGCCGCGCAAAAGTTCGACCTGACGCCGATCGTCTGTGTCGGTGAGACGCTGGTGCAATACGAAGCGGATCAGACCCGCGACGTGGTCTCCTCCCAAACCCGCCTCGGACTTACGGGTCTGCCTGCGGACTTCGCCCCGCGCATCGTCGTCGCCTATGAACCGGTCTGGGCAATAGGAACAGGCAAAGCGTCGACGGGTGAAGCGGCGAACGCCGTCATTAAGGATTTCATCCGCCCGGTCATCACGGAGTTATACGGCGAAGATGCGGCGCAGGCGGTCCGCGTGTTATATGGCGGTTCAGTGACCGGCGCCAACGCCGTTGAATTTTTCTCCCAGCCCGATATTGACGGGGCGCTGGTCGGCGGCGCGAGTTTGAAGGTTGACGATTTCATCGCCATTGCGAAAGCCGCGGTGAAGTAG